cagcagctcctttcttgctggttcttgtttgtggtgtagatgcagatgtcaggatgaactcatcaacatgtgtttccaacacctacatagagcacagcacagatacaaccaccaaaacaaataccttcactaagaggcctacacaaggactatgcagagcagcaacttccttctggattttgtggttgtttggttgcttgtatttggctgtttgtcttgttggttgtgtttgtctatgcaggtaccccagctTCACCCCCCTCCAGGAGAATGCATTGATCTCCATGACCAGTCATTCTCAGCTTCACCAATGCAGCTGGCAGACTGCTAAAAGGACTGCAGTATCTTGGGGCTGCTTtgagaccaacaagcagcctagggaacctgcagccacctgcagattggcagccttggatgcattccatcaacagctgcaacagctacaccaacttgcagcagccaaggaacaaatacaagctaatgctacagcagcttgcacacctctttggttgaatgtattgttggtcttgtttggctgtgcaggtacaggtctgcagcaaccatacatttggaccaccatgcagctacttccttcctttcaacctccatagctggtaatcatgatgctgatacaaaggcacacttcacctggatttacttggtacgacaagactaaaaggagcaaagatgaaaggaatttcccatcccatgcgagatagaagtttcgtatgcttgttcttcttcaatgtagctatgtctggtacgtagcatagttgaataggactagtgtaggttacttttcttttttctcatggaaggggagagtctccctcatttatgctttcatagttgaattgtaccgggaggagtcctctcacaggtttaatgctttctagttatagttagtttcttttttgtatcggggatgagttagccgaccttaataggttagccgacttatgaaccaccataggatcggaggtaaggtttatgtccccctccttgtatttttattttgattatttatgttaaggcttgggggtgttgcttaacccctgactgtgcacgagaggtgggagcctcgtgtagggtctgttcccgtaaaaaaaaaaaaaaaaaaaaaaaaaaaaaaaaaaaaaaaaaaaaaaaacctctcaTTTTATGTTCGAGAACTTCATaatccatatatatacattaaaaaaaatgccTCTACAACATAAATTTTTGTCGACATGAACATCCAGAGCTGATGTTACACCTGCACCAATATCATCAAACATTAACTTTCCCACCGGCAACACATGATTTTGatgtagatattattatttttccaaagCCTTTTGCACCAAAAATGAAATGATACCAATATTCATATGCAGGAATGACAAGTCTAGTGCGTCTTATCAAACAAAAATTGCACCTATATACATGGTTGAGAAGATAAATAGAAATTAGTGTAGTTAACGTGTACTGACCAAACTCCAATAAACTAGCAATCCTCAAAATCCCACACGCAAAGTACCAAGTGGCGGCAAATGAAGCACACTCAGAAATTGAAAGTTACACCAACTTCTAATGAGTCAGATCCAATTCAATTAAACAAAATTGAGCTTAATTTGACTCGGTTAGGTGGACTCTTTCTCCATCTCAATTTGTTATTCTAACGACCCAATTCAATTAATTTTAGATTCGCTAACAGACAGAATCGCAGGTCTGTATATTATAAATCTAATTTTCTTTTCCTTACTGAATAAGAGCCTACATAAATACAAATTCATTTCATCAACATTTTCTCTAAATTGTCAAAAACATCAAAAATCCCCCTCCCCCACTGATAAGAATGGCAAAATGACACTTGTATTTATCTACAATGAGATCAATCATTCATGATCCTTTTGAATGTCTTATCCTTCGATTAACTTCCTTTTCCAGCTCTTCCATCCCCCCTACTTCTTCCAGTTCCTGCATCAATCACCAGTATTAGTATTTCCTCTTATGTGGGCTATTTCTGTTTACTCTAGAAACAATGTTACGtgtaattttaaaattcttatATGAGCATGAAGGGAGTGTAAAGGCACCTTAGGTCCTAAGAACAAGCCATATGGGACACCATTGAACTTCTCCGAGTGATGAAGCTGCAAATTCAGATATCAAACAAATGCATTAGAATATCTTGCCAACCGATTTAATATTAATCGTATCGCGCTAAATGTGATTAAATTACCGAATGAGCTGCAGCCACCTTCCTAAGATAAGGTACATTGGCTACAGGTCCAACCGGGAATCTCTTGTGAACCAAACCATCGTGAACAAACATGTATGCCATCCCAAATACTGTGATCCCTAGCCCCTGCATAAATTTAACACGTTGGACTTAAAAAAGCACTAATCTTAATCGAGTAAAAATTCTAGGGAAATATTAGAGGGGGGTTTCGAGAAAGATCGACATCTTCAACTGAACTAATTGATTGCAACTTGAATCATTTACATTAtatgaaaaatgattttgaaCAAGTATAAAAAGTTTAGCTTCGCATCCATTATGAACTAAGTAGTGATTTAAATTCTGAATTAGTTTCCAATCCAAATTATAATTAACATTATAAAACAAAAGACGGTAAGTTAAATGAGAACATACAGCGCCGAAGCAGAGGCCGGGAATGAGTCCTTTATGGAAGAAACCATAGTTGAGGAGGGCTATTGCTGGAACAGCGTTTGTTATGGCGAAAACGTCGTTCAGCTCGAAAGGTCCTTCTCTTGGTTTGTGGTGTGACTGCAATAATTTAAAGCAACAAGAATCTTAATATAAAGTTGTTCTCACCAAGAATTGAAATAAGGCATTTAATTTAAGCTCCAAATTGTAGAATTAAGTAGCACACAAACCTCGTGCATGTGCCATAGAGAAGCGTGCCAGAGCGCTTTATGTGCCCACCTTGCCCAAAACTCCATTCCTACCTGAAATTCCAATTCAAATACCTTTAAAATCAGTCACCAAAGAATGCATTCTGCTATTTCTAGCACACAATGAAGATAGCAAATGGAACTTACAGCAGCACCAACAGAGAGAGCAAATGTACCCAACATTTCGGATAAAGGAACTTCTCCACCCTACActcaaaacaaaaaacaaaaaaaagaagagaaaaactcAGTAAGAAGTAAAGTTTCgaatagaagaagaagagtaaATTGTGAATTATGAACTGTTTATGTACCTCCATTTGCCACGAAAATCTGTAATAAACGGCCATAGCAGCCAAGGAAGTAATCCCAAAACTAGACATAACAGCAGCTACAAGATAAGTAAACCTCTCCGATTTCTTCCTGGCCAGTTTCTCCGCCAAGCGTGTAGCTGAGATCTGTTCCTCGATCTTCTTTTCAATATCCTCGGACTCATCCTCAAATTGAGGTTTCAACTTCTCATCCTCGAGAACAAAGCAAACAGTGAAACTGGGTTTTCTTCTATACCTCAGAATTGCGCCGAGATTAGGAGAAACGGGTGGGGTTGTTGATGTGGGTTTTGGGCCAAGAAAGGGGATATGGCGGAAATAAATTGTTCGTGAGGTGGAAGAGAAGGAAATTCTGGCGGCGGCCATGGATTGTGAGGGTGAACAATTTAGAGAGTCTCTCTCAAAGTtagtagagagagagagaggagtgATGGGGAGTTAAGGAGGGGCAATTTAAGGAAATGTATGAGGGAGAGTGGATGCTTGGAATAGAATGCAGGTAAATGCTCTACAGCCACAAGTTCAGTTTGTGGAGTCCCTTTGCAGACTAGTGTTTTGAAGGTACTAGAACATGGTGCCAGTGGGAGAGAATCGGGTcgttaaaaaaaaaagcaaactACCACATACATTTTGGTCCTAACTTCCACATAAATTACATCATTGCCACTCACCATTTTTTTTCCAACAAAATTGTGCGTCGGTAGATGGGGCAGTCAAAATGTATAGaagtatcaaaatatatatgtaaaacaaTTAATGAgtatcaatatataatatatataatatttttataactcTTTTTAAATATATGTGGCTATGCCATTGATCGTTAGGTAGGTAAAAAAAGAGACCGAGACCTAAATGATAGGATCATCCATAAATAAAAAGTCACCAAAGTAACGTGGTCAAATAAAGTTTTTAGCTAAACTATTTGATATTGCTATCAAATATCTaggaataaatataaatttgatataattaaaaataatatatatataaatttgataTGATTAAACATGCTTGAAAGTTTTCAAATATCTTCacatatcatttttatttttaataaaattatttatttttaaatcatattaacaatatttttaataatcaaataaaatCTTTAGGCTCTTCCGTCCCTGGTTAACAATGGTCAATTAAAATTGACGAAAATTAATTTGTAGCGCATGCGCTATTTAAATTCTATTAATGGATAAGGCTTGATGATTACTATGGTCAATGAACATATGGctcattaaattaaaaaaaaatggcaaTATATTCTCACTATTAAAGTAGTTCAtatatatttctattattaCATAAACgatttacatatattatttttctttaacaaaagtgaaaaaataataatgtaaattcatttttgaaaaaaataataattagggatatatttatcacaatccgacctagggcctaattGTAACACGACGATTATgatgtgagggaccccaaccataagctaTCTTAGTATACAtcgtatacataaggtaaggaACAATATAAATATGAGCgaaagtaatcattaagtggggaatggAACTAAGGAAAACAACTCTATAAACGTCAAATTCGGACTACACCAATgaatatcgtctaaacatgcctctagtttagtctttgacgggggcttaggacaagctcttagctcaccctaacaatagaagaaagtgtaataaatagtaacatgaataaaagtcttgacctcgatagaatgaggactcaccaacgtctttgaaatctaaagcaaatctctagccacgagtggggtgATCGTGAGTGTCATCCGACCCTACATtatatgagacaatgtaggcaaaatatacattagtacgtttgaatatactaagtatgtgaggtatgcatgaacaaataaagaacgtaatcaatatgtcataggatgcatgaccaatcataatgaatcatgagtatagtttaaaaggAACTTAagacatatgaaactcatggtcaatgcatatcataagaatttcaacttccaactcataacttgacatcgcATAGCTTTAACTtaaacttgtgtgggataggacctttaaccaacaagtaagaccatgcaagctattatatGAAATTCGATGACTCCTGTATCGAGATAAGccgatgactcctacatcgaaacaggggaggctaccGAGCCAAGGCATAGTCCAAAGGTATCTCAACTCAATTgagctatgtggatccactagctaggccatgtaGGCAATCTATGTGGGCAACG
This Solanum dulcamara chromosome 8, daSolDulc1.2, whole genome shotgun sequence DNA region includes the following protein-coding sequences:
- the LOC129900830 gene encoding beta-carotene hydroxylase 2, chloroplastic; protein product: MAAARISFSSTSRTIYFRHIPFLGPKPTSTTPPVSPNLGAILRYRRKPSFTVCFVLEDEKLKPQFEDESEDIEKKIEEQISATRLAEKLARKKSERFTYLVAAVMSSFGITSLAAMAVYYRFSWQMEGGEVPLSEMLGTFALSVGAAVGMEFWARWAHKALWHASLWHMHESHHKPREGPFELNDVFAITNAVPAIALLNYGFFHKGLIPGLCFGAGLGITVFGMAYMFVHDGLVHKRFPVGPVANVPYLRKVAAAHSLHHSEKFNGVPYGLFLGPKELEEVGGMEELEKEVNRRIRHSKGS